From the Streptomyces sp. Sge12 genome, the window GGCCAGGCCGTCGGCCAGGCTCTCCTCGGCCATGGCGGCGCCCTCCAGGCCCACCAGCACCCGTACCGGCTGCTCCGCGTCCTCCGAGCCCTCGTCGACGGGCGGCCCCAGCGGCTCGTGGAAGACGAGCACCGAGCCCTCGGCGACGGCCTGTTCCAGCGCTTCGGCGGGGTCCGGTACGCCGTACTGGGCCAGCGCCTTCTCCAGTACCGGAGCCTCCAGAGCGGTGTGCCCCTTCAGCCCGGCCCGGGCCAGCAGCCAGCCCACCACAGCGGTGGTGCGGCGCTCGTCCCCGGGACCGGCCTCGGGGCCCAGCAGGGCCCGGGCGAAGCCGTCGGCCTGGGCCGGCAGCACGGCCGGGACCGACAGCAGTCGCCAGGGGTTCTCGGTGAGCTGCTCGGCGGCGTCCTCGCCCAGGGCCGCCGCGGCGGGGCCGGCCAGGGCCTCGGGTGCGCCACCGCGGGCCAGCACGGCCCGTACGCCCTCGACGGCATCGGCGGAGGGCGCGGCTGCCGCTGCCGGGGTGGCGGCGGGGCGGGGGGCCGGGGGAGCGGCAGCGGCGGGTGCGGGCGCCCTGCGCGGCGCGGCCGGGGCCTCGTCGAAGTACACGGCGGAGGGCTTCGCGCCGCTCTCCACGGCCCTTACGGCGGCCAGCAGGTCGGCGGCCGTCCCGCTGAGCTTCGCCCCGGCCTCGACGGGCGCCTCCCGCTCGGCCTTGCGCCGGGCGATGCGCTCCCGCTCGATCTTCTGCGCCGCCAACTCGGCCTGGGCCTCGGAGAGCGCGGGCGCCGCCGGGGCCTCGGCGGCCGGCTCGGCGGTGTCCCCGTCCCCGCCTTCGGCGGCAGAGTCCGCGGCGGCTCCGTCCCCGCTCCCGGCGGCCGGGTCCGCGTCCGGCCCGGGCCCGGCTTCAGGCTCGGCTTCAGCCTCGGTCACGGCCGCGGCCGCGGGCTCAGGTTCGGGCGAGGCTTCCGCGGCTGCTGACGGGTCGGCCTCCGGGGCGGCCGGGTCCTCCGCGGCAGCGGTGTCGGCCTGAGGGTCCGTACTCACAGCGTGCTCCAGTCCTGATCGGGGTAGCGGTGCACCGGAACCGAAACATCGTCCAGCGCCCGGCAGATCTCCTCCGGAAGACTAAGGGCCTCCACCGACAGTGCCGCCGCGAGCTGCCCGGACGTCCGCGCGCCGACGATCGGCGCCACCACCCCCGGCCGGTCCCGGATCCACGCCAGGGCGACCTGGAGCGGGGTCACCGCCAGCCCCTGCGCCGCCGTCACCACCGCGTCCACGATCCGCCCCGCGGCCTCGTCGAGGTACGGGTCCACGAGCGCGGCCAGCGACTCCGACGCGCCCCGGGAGTCCGCCGGGGTGCCGTCCCGGTACTTGCCCGTCAGCACCCCGCGCCCCAGCGGCGAGGAGGGCAGCAGGCCGATCCCGAGGTCCAGCGCGGCCGGCAGCACCTCCCGTTCCACCCCGCGCTGGAGCAGCGAGTACTCCATCTGCGTCGAGGCGATCCGGGTGCGCACCCCGGGGGCCGCGAGCTGCCAGGTCGCCGCCTTCGCGAGCTGCCAGCCGCAGAAGCCGGCCAGCCCCGCGTACCGGGCCCGGCCGCTGCTCACCGCCAGGTCCAGGGCCTGGAGGGTCTCCTCCAGCGGGGTCGCCGGATCGAAGGCGTGCACCTGCCACAGGTCGACGTAGTCGGTGCCCAGCCGCTCCAGCGAGGCGTCCAGGGCCGCGAGCAGGTGCCCGCGCGAGCCGTCGAACCGCCGGTCCGGGTCCGGCACGCTGCCCGCCTTGGTCGCGATCACCAGGTCCCGGCGCGGCACGAGTCCGCCGACGAGCCGTCCGAGGAGGTACTCCGCCTCCCCGCCGGCGTACACGTCGGCGGTGTCGACGAGTGTGCCGCCCGCCTCCCAGAAGGTCTTCACCTGCTCGGCGGCGGCTTCCTCGCCGGTGTCGCGGCCCCAGGTGAGGGTGCCGAGGCCGATCCGGGAGACGCGCAGTCCGGTGCGGCCGAGATGCCTCTGCTCCATGAGCGCTGAGACTACTGGGGCGCTGACGCGAAGGACCCTGGCGCGCTACAGTCCCCGCACACCAACGTTACTGATCGGTAAACCGGTAAGGGGACGACACATGCGGCTCGGCATCAATCTTGGTTACTGGGGCGCGGGCATGGACGCCGACAACCTCGCCGTCGCCCAGGAGGCCGACCGCCTGGGTTACGACGTCTGCTGGGCCGCCGAGGCCTACGGCTCCGACGCCCCGACCGTGCTCGCCTGGGTCGCCGCCCAGACCGAGCGCATCGACGTCGGCTCGGCGATCATGCA encodes:
- a CDS encoding aldo/keto reductase, whose product is MEQRHLGRTGLRVSRIGLGTLTWGRDTGEEAAAEQVKTFWEAGGTLVDTADVYAGGEAEYLLGRLVGGLVPRRDLVIATKAGSVPDPDRRFDGSRGHLLAALDASLERLGTDYVDLWQVHAFDPATPLEETLQALDLAVSSGRARYAGLAGFCGWQLAKAATWQLAAPGVRTRIASTQMEYSLLQRGVEREVLPAALDLGIGLLPSSPLGRGVLTGKYRDGTPADSRGASESLAALVDPYLDEAAGRIVDAVVTAAQGLAVTPLQVALAWIRDRPGVVAPIVGARTSGQLAAALSVEALSLPEEICRALDDVSVPVHRYPDQDWSTL